A segment of the Cohnella algarum genome:
AGGGGCCAGATGAGTCGCTACGACTCAACTGGTTCCACAGTAGGCGCCGCGGAGAGGCCAGATGAGTCGCTACGACTCAACTGGTTCCACAGCGGGCGCCGCGGAGGGGGCCAGATGAGTCGCCACGACTCAGATGGTTCCACAGCGGGCGCGCGGAGGGGGCCAGATGAGTCGCTACGACTCAGATGGTTCCACAGTGCGAGCGCGGAGGGGCCAAATGAGTCGCTACGACTCAACTGGTTCCGCAGCGGGCGCGCGGAGGGGGAGAAGGCATTGGCCGGCTCCCCTTCGTTCGAGACCATCGGCGCTCGAAGCAGCCGTAGACGGCCGCCGTCATGGGGGAGCCGCTGCCCCCGCCTTGGGTTCACGGACGGATCGCGAAGCGAACCGTTTGCCGGCCGTTCGCGCCCTCCGGCCCCTCGGCCGCCTGTCGGCAAAGCGCTCCCGCCCGCTCCAGCCGAACGAGATGGGCGATTGTTTCCGCGAGGCCGAAGCGCAAATTATGGGCGTTGCCGCGCAGCCGGGCGCCGAAGATCCGTTCGCATACTTCGAACGGGGTGAGCGGCCCGGCTTCGGCAATCAGCCCGCGCATCTCCAAAAGCCTCCGGTCGTGATGGCGCAGCGTGCTCTCGATCCGGCCGGCAAAATCGGAGAACGGATCCCGATGGCCCGGAAACGCCGTCGCGACGTCGTAGCCGCTCAACTTCCGCAAGCTGTCGTAAAACGATAGCAGCGGGTCGGGATCGCCTCCGGGAAGCCAGCCGATGTTCGGCGTGATGTCGGGCAGCACCTGGTCCCCGCACAGCATCCTGCGGCCGCGGGCGTCGTAAAAGGAAACGTGCCCGGGCCCATGCCCTTCCCCGCCGATCGCCAGCCATTCGGTTCCCGCCATCGCGACGGGAAGCCTCTCGCCGGGAACGATCTTCCGCACATCCGCCGGATGCGGTACCACCTGGCGCCGAACGCCGCCCAAATGCTCCCGCATGCCCGGCACAAGCTCGTCCGGCAGGCCGAACGCGAGGAACGCCTCCACCAGCTCGTCCGAGAACGTCTCGGACTTCCCCCACATTCGTTGCGCGGCCCGGAAAGCCGCCTCGGAAATATAAACGGGAGCCCCCGTCCTCTCCTGAAACCACCCGGCCAGCCCGTAATGGTCGGGATGGTG
Coding sequences within it:
- a CDS encoding MBL fold metallo-hydrolase, producing MTASSSGCVGRDARIYVMNADMTTVYDGGWLRVKVPLPFSLKWVNAYLLPGDGGWTLIDPGLRWPDAEACWERLLPELRIGFGDIAAVVLTHHHPDHYGLAGWFQERTGAPVYISEAAFRAAQRMWGKSETFSDELVEAFLAFGLPDELVPGMREHLGGVRRQVVPHPADVRKIVPGERLPVAMAGTEWLAIGGEGHGPGHVSFYDARGRRMLCGDQVLPDITPNIGWLPGGDPDPLLSFYDSLRKLSGYDVATAFPGHRDPFSDFAGRIESTLRHHDRRLLEMRGLIAEAGPLTPFEVCERIFGARLRGNAHNLRFGLAETIAHLVRLERAGALCRQAAEGPEGANGRQTVRFAIRP